DNA from Streptomyces sp. NBC_01476:
CAGGGTGACCCGGCGGAAGGCGGTGAACCGGGAAGCGCCCAGTGTGGCGGCGGCCTCCTCGTAACGGGTGTCGGCGGCCCGCAGGGTGCCCTCCACGCTGATCACCAGGAACGGCATGGCCACGAACGCCTCCGCGACCACCACCCCGGAGGTGGTGAACGGCAGCGTGATGCCGAACCAGTCGTCCAGCGACCGCCCGACCACGCCGTTGCGCCCGAGCGCCAGCAGCAGGGCCACGCCGCCGACCACCGGCGGCAGCACCAGCGGGAGCGTCACCAGGGCCCGTACGATCCGCCGGCCGGGAAAGCTGGTACGGGCCAGCACCCAGGCCAGCGGCACACCGAGCACCAGCGCCACCACGGTGGCGGTCGTCGCGGTCTGCAGCGAGAGCCGCAGCGCCTGCCACACCGACGCACTGGTCAGCTGGTCGGGCAGCGTCCGCCACGGCGCCCGGATCAGCAGCGCGAGCAGCGGCAGCAGCAGGAACGCCAGCCCGATCAGCGCCGGCAGCAGCAACGGCAGCGGCGCCCCGCCGGCGACCGGGCGGCGACCCGGCCGGCGCCCCGGCCGACGCGGTCGCCGGGCCCGGACGCCGCCGGGCCCGGGCGCGGCGCCCTGCCCCTCGGCGGTACGGACACTCACGGGTTCAGGAAGCCCGCCTGGAGCAGCACCTTGTGGCCGAGGGTGGACTGCACCAGCGCGATGAACGCCTTGGCGCCCGCCGGGTTCGGTGCGCCCTTGAGCCGCACGATCGGGTAGTTGTTGATGGCCTTGGCGGATTCGGGGAAGTCCACGCCGTCCACCTTGCCACCGGCGGTGTTCACATCCGTCTTGTACACCACGGCCGCGTCCGCCTCCTTCAACTCCACCTTCGTCAGCGCCGACTTGACGTCCTGCTCGTACGACTTCGGGGTGAGTTTCAGATTGCTCGCGGTCAGCGCGGTCTGCGCGGCCGACCCGCACGGCACCGTCTTGGCGCAGAGCACGACGGTGAGCCCCTTCTGCGTGAGGTCCTTCAGCGACGTGATGTGCTTCGGGTTGCCCGGCAGCGTGGCGATTTCCAGCTGGTTGCGCACGAAGGTGGCCGGCGTGCCGTCGCCGTCGCCCGCGTCGGTGACCGTCTTCATCGTCTTGGGGCTGGCGGCGGCGAACACGTCGGCGGGCGCCCCGCTGGTGATGCTGGCGGCCAGCGTGTCACTGCCGCCGAAGTTGAACTGGACCTTGGTCCCCGGGTTCTCGCTCTCGAACTCCTTGCCCAGCGTGGTGAAGCTCTCCTGCAGCGAGGCCGCCGCGAAGACCACGACCGTGCCGGACACCGTCGGCGAGGCGCTCGCCGACGGGGCGGCCGTGGTTGTCGCCGGGGCCGAGGGCGAGGCGTCGGAGGACGTGTCGGAGTCCGAGGAGCAGGCGGTCAGCGCCAGCAGGGCCGCGGCACTGCCGGCCGCCACAAGCAGGGTGCTGCGCCGCGCGAAACGGGTGGTCACAGGATGTCTCCCTCTCTGCCGCGCGCGGTGGCGCGGAATCCGCCGCTCCCGGTCGGACGGTCCCGGTCCGACGCGGGCGATCCTCGGTATGGGCGATGATGATGATAGTGCCGCATCTGCGAGGGGGATGTCTGCTGGAGCATTGCATAATCAGAACGAATGCGATGATCCCCTTTGCTGGTGCGATCGCACAGACGGGTCGCACGACGCCGGGCGCCCGGTGCCTCCGGCCGCCCCCGGTGCGCCCTGACACCCTCTTGCGCTCCGGTCGGCGCGGGCGCATATGAGATGGGTGACGGTATTTCCCGACCGCGTCCGCGCGGTATCCGACGCAGAACCCTCGCATCCGCGACCCTCCGGGTCGGTCGCCCTGTTCGGTGACCTCACCCGGCCTGCCCTGCTCACCGTCGCCGAACTGCGCGGCTGGCCCGAGCGGGAGACCGATGTCAGCTTCGAGTGCGCCACCAGCGGCACCCAGCGCCACCGCTTCCGCGGCCCGCTGCTGCACGA
Protein-coding regions in this window:
- the modA gene encoding molybdate ABC transporter substrate-binding protein → MTTRFARRSTLLVAAGSAAALLALTACSSDSDTSSDASPSAPATTTAAPSASASPTVSGTVVVFAAASLQESFTTLGKEFESENPGTKVQFNFGGSDTLAASITSGAPADVFAAASPKTMKTVTDAGDGDGTPATFVRNQLEIATLPGNPKHITSLKDLTQKGLTVVLCAKTVPCGSAAQTALTASNLKLTPKSYEQDVKSALTKVELKEADAAVVYKTDVNTAGGKVDGVDFPESAKAINNYPIVRLKGAPNPAGAKAFIALVQSTLGHKVLLQAGFLNP
- the modB gene encoding molybdate ABC transporter permease subunit, which gives rise to MSVRTAEGQGAAPGPGGVRARRPRRPGRRPGRRPVAGGAPLPLLLPALIGLAFLLLPLLALLIRAPWRTLPDQLTSASVWQALRLSLQTATTATVVALVLGVPLAWVLARTSFPGRRIVRALVTLPLVLPPVVGGVALLLALGRNGVVGRSLDDWFGITLPFTTSGVVVAEAFVAMPFLVISVEGTLRAADTRYEEAAATLGASRFTAFRRVTLPLIMPGVAAGAVLAWARALGEFGATITFAGSFPGRTQTMPLAVYLALQNDPAAAIALSLVLLAVSIAVLAGLRDRWTGAV